The following proteins come from a genomic window of Candidatus Polarisedimenticolaceae bacterium:
- a CDS encoding stomatin-like protein has protein sequence MFSGMGALIVVVVLALFVLIVLAKTAVVVPQQSAYVVERLGKYSGTLDAGFHILVPFFDVIRYKHSLKENAADIPEQICITKDNVQVAVDGVLYLKVMNPERASYGVADYMFAISQLAQTTLRSEIGKIELDRTFEERTNVNIAVVHELDKASEPWGIKVLRYEIKNITPPKDVLAAMEKQMRAEREKRAVILSSEGERDAAINTAEGQKQQVIKASEANKQQQINEADGAAAAILAIASATAEGISRVAQSIEKPGGFEAVQLRVAEQYITQFGHLAKAGNTLVVPTNLADVSSMLALAMNVIGKKAPTPPAGR, from the coding sequence ATGTTCAGCGGCATGGGAGCGTTGATCGTCGTCGTCGTCCTCGCCCTGTTCGTCCTGATCGTCCTCGCGAAGACGGCCGTCGTCGTCCCGCAGCAGAGCGCCTACGTGGTCGAGCGGCTCGGGAAGTACTCGGGGACCCTCGACGCCGGCTTCCACATCCTCGTCCCCTTCTTCGACGTGATCCGCTACAAGCACTCGCTGAAGGAAAACGCCGCCGACATCCCCGAGCAGATCTGCATCACGAAGGACAACGTGCAGGTCGCCGTGGACGGCGTGTTGTACCTGAAGGTCATGAACCCCGAGCGCGCCTCGTACGGCGTCGCCGACTACATGTTCGCCATCAGCCAGCTCGCCCAGACGACCCTTCGGTCGGAGATCGGCAAGATCGAGCTCGACCGCACCTTCGAGGAGCGGACCAACGTGAACATCGCGGTCGTGCACGAGCTCGACAAGGCCTCCGAGCCCTGGGGGATCAAGGTCCTCCGCTACGAGATCAAGAACATCACGCCCCCCAAGGACGTGCTCGCGGCGATGGAGAAGCAGATGCGCGCCGAGCGCGAGAAACGCGCGGTCATCCTGTCCTCCGAGGGCGAGCGCGATGCGGCGATCAACACCGCCGAGGGGCAGAAGCAGCAGGTGATCAAGGCGTCCGAGGCCAACAAGCAGCAGCAGATCAACGAAGCGGACGGCGCCGCCGCCGCCATCCTCGCGATCGCCAGCGCGACCGCCGAGGGGATCAGCAGGGTCGCCCAGTCGATCGAGAAACCCGGCGGCTTCGAGGCGGTGCAGCTGCGCGTCGCCGAGCAGTACATCACCCAGTTCGGCCACCTGGCCAAGGCCGGGAACACCCTCGTCGTCCCCACCAACCTCGCCGACGTGTCGTCGATGCTCGCGCTCGCGATGAACGTGATCGGCAAGAAGGCGCCGACTCCTCCCGCGGGGCGCTGA
- a CDS encoding (2Fe-2S) ferredoxin domain-containing protein, producing the protein MPLYERHVFVCENRRPDDDPRGCCAAKGGKEVREALKSAAKEAGLKGRVRVNTAGCLDQCAHGVTVVVYPEAVWYGGVTLDDVDAIVKEHLVGGRPVERLRPAHLRPDK; encoded by the coding sequence ATGCCCCTCTACGAGCGTCACGTCTTCGTCTGCGAGAACCGCCGTCCGGACGACGACCCTCGCGGCTGCTGCGCCGCCAAGGGGGGAAAGGAAGTCCGGGAGGCGCTCAAGTCCGCGGCGAAGGAGGCCGGGCTCAAGGGTCGCGTGCGGGTCAACACCGCGGGATGCCTCGATCAATGCGCCCACGGCGTCACCGTCGTCGTCTACCCCGAGGCCGTCTGGTACGGGGGCGTCACCCTCGACGACGTCGACGCGATCGTGAAGGAGCACCTCGTCGGGGGCCGGCCGGTCGAGCGGCTGCGGCCGGCCCACCTGCGTCCGGACAAGTGA